The following is a genomic window from Amycolatopsis australiensis.
GCTGCGTGACCCGAGAAGCGCCGGTTGTCCTGTGGTTCCGCCGTGACCTGCGGCTCGGCGACCACGCCGCGCTGCTGGAGGCGTCCCGGCACAGCAAGCACGTGCTCGCGCTGTACGTCCTCGACGACGTCTTGCTGAAGCGGTCGGGTGCGCCGCGGGTGGCGTTCCTCCACGGGTGCCTCCGCGCGCTGGACGAGCAGCTCGGCGGCCGGCTGATGGTCGTGCACGGCGACCCGGCGACGGAAGTGGTCCGCGCGGCACGCGCGATCGGCGCGGCGGCGGTGCACGTCAGCGCCGACCGCGGGCCGTACGGCCGCCGCCGGGACGCCTCGGTGGCGAAGGCGCTGGCGGAGCACGGCATCGACTGGGTCGAGACGGGTTCGCCGTACGCGGTCACGCCCGGCCGGGTGGTGAAGCCCGACGGTTCGCCGTACCGCGTGTTCACGCCGTTCCACCGGGCGTGGCTGGCGCACGGCTGGCCGTCACCCGCCGAACCGTCCCGTGTGGACTGGGTGGCACCGCCTTCGTCGCTGGAGATCCCGCGGCCACCGCGCGTCTCCGCGACGCTGCCCGAGCCGGGCGAGCAGGCGGCGCTGAACGTCTGGCACGCGTTCCTCGACGGCGCTCTCGCCACCTACGCCGAAGACCGCGACCGGCCGGATCTTGCCGGAACCACCCGGCTTTCGCCGTACCTGCGCTGGGGATGCGTCCACCCGCGGACGTTGCTGGCGGACCTGGACGGCAGCGCGGGCGCGAGAGCCCTGCGCACCGAGTTGTGCTGGCGCGAATTCCACGCCGACGTCCTGTGGCACCGCCCGGAGACGGCGCGCGAGAACTACGACAAGCGTTTCGACCGGATGAAGCACGACGACGACCCGGAGGCGTTCGAGCGGTGGTGCGCGGGCCGCACGGGCTACCCGATCGTCGACGCGGGGATGCGGCAGCTGCTGGCGGAGGGCTGGATGCACAACCGCGTGCGCATGGTGGTGGCGAGCTTCCTGGTGAAGGACCTGCACTTGCCGTGGTGGCGGGGAGCGCGCCATTTCATGAAGCACCTGGTGGACGGCGACCTGGCCTCGAACCAGCTGAATTGGCAGTGGGTAGCGGGCTGCGGCACGGACGCGGCGCCGTATTTCCGTATTTTCAACCCGTTGACGCAGGGGGAGAAGTTCGACCCCGATGGCGATTACGTCCGTAGGTACGTGCCGGAATTGCGTTCGGTGCCGGGGAAGGCGGTGCATCGGTTGAAGAACCGCCCGGAGGCGTACCCGGCACCCATGGTCGATCACGCCCATGAGCGCCAGGTGGCGTTGGCACGCTACGGCGAGATCACGACGGAGTCGTGACGAACCGCTGCAACGAACGATCACCCCTGAGCGACTCTTCTGCCTGAACGGCGGACGACCGCTGGAGGGGAGACAACCGTTGGACGGCGAGAACGAGCCCAGTGCTCCGGCAGGAGCGTCCCAAGCCCAGGCCGAACTGGTCCTCCGCGACGAACTGGGGCAGGCGTGGCAGCACTACCGGCATCTCGAGGTACTCCGTGGGCAGTACCTTACTTTTGCGTTCACTGTGACATTCGCGCTGGCGGCCATCGGAATCCCGGCGACGCCAAAGCTGTCGAGCAGCCCGAGCTTGCTACTCCTGACGGCGAGCCTCACCTTGTTCTACGCTCTGTTCATCACCAGCTACTACGCCAATGTGCGGAAGATCCGGTTCCTGTTGATGCATTACCAGCGGGTCATGATGGGCTTGCGGAAGCACTTCCTGACGGTGCCCGGATTCGAACCGCACCTGGCTGCTCTCGAGCTGATGTCCAGCATCCACCCGGTCATCCGGCACTGGGCGTTCCGGATCCAGACCATCTCGGAAGCCGTGTTCGTGTTCCTCCTGGCTCTGGCGACCGTGATCGAAGCGGTGACGACCGTCGCGGTTGCGCGGCATGGCGTGTGGTGGCAGATCCTGCTGATGGCGGCCATCGATGGCGTGGCTGTGTTGCTCAGCGGCTCCGTTGTCGGCTTCGCCGTACTGCTGCGGCGAGATCCCCATTCCGATCAAGGACCGATTTCCGCTCGTTGACGACCCGTCAGCTACGCAGGGCCTCCGACAGCTTGATCCGGCTACCGATGCGCAGCACGCTGTTGCCGTAGATCTTGCCGCCCACCCAGGTAAGCACCGCCACCAAAGCCACCGTGAGCACCAGTGACAGACCGATCTCCCAGCCCGCCGCCGCGCCCGTCGAAATCCGGGCCGGCATCAGGATCGGGGACAGCAGCGGGATCAGCGACAGCACCTTCGCCGCCGTGCCGGACGGGTCCTGCAGCAGCAGGTTGATTCCCGCGATGAACCCCGCGATGAGGATGATGTTCAGCGGCGAGACCACCGACTGGGTGTCCTCCTGCCGCGACACCAGCGATCCCAGCGCGCCGTAGATCGTGGCGTACAGCAGGAAACCCAGCAGGTACCACAGCAGGCCCCACAGCAACGTGCCGGTCGCGAAGCCCGACAGCGTGAACACCCCGGTCGCCGATGCCGCGATCAGGCCGGCCACGCCGAGGATCACCAGCTGCGTCAGCCCGACCAGGCCGAGCCCGATCACCTTGCCCAGCAACAGCTGCCACGGCCGCACGCTGGCGAGCAGGATCTCCACGACCCGGCTCGACTTCTCCTCGACGACGCCCTGGGCGACCATCATGCCGTAGGTGATGATGCTGAGGTACAGCAGGAACGCCACGACCAGGCCGACGACCAGCCGCTGCGTGTGGTCGGCGGGCTCCGGCGAGATCGGGTCGTCGCGCACGTGGGTGCCGTCGACCCTGGCCATCACCTCGGCCGGCTCGAGCTGTGCCGACGACAGCACGCCGTCGAGGACCTGCTGCTGCGCGACCTCGTCGAGCACCCGGCGCAGCTGATCGTCCAAAGAGGACTTGTAGGTGGCGGTCAGCTGTGCCGCGCTGCCCGAGACGAGGGCGTCGAGGTCGCCGTCCTCGACCTTCTTGCGGCCCTCGGCCGGGTCGGTGACCGTGACGGTCTCGATGTGCCGTCCGGCCTGCGCCGCCTTGACCTGCAGCTGTCGCGCGATCCCGGTCGCCTGGCCGGTCAACCCGACCGTGCTCTTCTCCGCCGAGCCGGCCAGCGCCGTCTGGAATCCCACGTACCCCAGCAGCAGCACCAGCAGCACCGCGGTGCCGACGACGAACGACCGCGTGCGCAGCCGCGTGTTCAGCTCCCGTTTCATCACGAGCCAGACGGCCCGGCGGCCGCTCAACGTCTTCATCGTTGCCCCTTCTCGGCTGCGACGTCCTGCGAAACGGCGTCGCGGAACAGCTCGGTCAGCGACCGGCGACGGCGGCTGAACTCGGTCACCGGACCGGTCGCCAGTGCCGCGGCGAGCACGGCCTGGTCGTCAGCGCTCGGTTCGAGGTCGAGCACGGCGGTGGGGCCGTGCTCCTCCAGCACGCGCACGCCGGGCAGGCCGGCGGCCCAGCCGGGGCGCGCGGCCGGCGCGGTGACGACGAGCTTGCTGTTCGCGCCCGCGGTCAGCTCGCCGACCGTGCCGACGGCGACCATCCGCCCGTTGCGGATGATGCCGACGCGGTCGCACAGCCGCTCGACGAGGTCGAGCTGGTGGCTGGAGAACACGACGG
Proteins encoded in this region:
- a CDS encoding cryptochrome/photolyase family protein, which codes for MTREAPVVLWFRRDLRLGDHAALLEASRHSKHVLALYVLDDVLLKRSGAPRVAFLHGCLRALDEQLGGRLMVVHGDPATEVVRAARAIGAAAVHVSADRGPYGRRRDASVAKALAEHGIDWVETGSPYAVTPGRVVKPDGSPYRVFTPFHRAWLAHGWPSPAEPSRVDWVAPPSSLEIPRPPRVSATLPEPGEQAALNVWHAFLDGALATYAEDRDRPDLAGTTRLSPYLRWGCVHPRTLLADLDGSAGARALRTELCWREFHADVLWHRPETARENYDKRFDRMKHDDDPEAFERWCAGRTGYPIVDAGMRQLLAEGWMHNRVRMVVASFLVKDLHLPWWRGARHFMKHLVDGDLASNQLNWQWVAGCGTDAAPYFRIFNPLTQGEKFDPDGDYVRRYVPELRSVPGKAVHRLKNRPEAYPAPMVDHAHERQVALARYGEITTES
- a CDS encoding ABC transporter permease; translated protein: MKTLSGRRAVWLVMKRELNTRLRTRSFVVGTAVLLVLLLGYVGFQTALAGSAEKSTVGLTGQATGIARQLQVKAAQAGRHIETVTVTDPAEGRKKVEDGDLDALVSGSAAQLTATYKSSLDDQLRRVLDEVAQQQVLDGVLSSAQLEPAEVMARVDGTHVRDDPISPEPADHTQRLVVGLVVAFLLYLSIITYGMMVAQGVVEEKSSRVVEILLASVRPWQLLLGKVIGLGLVGLTQLVILGVAGLIAASATGVFTLSGFATGTLLWGLLWYLLGFLLYATIYGALGSLVSRQEDTQSVVSPLNIILIAGFIAGINLLLQDPSGTAAKVLSLIPLLSPILMPARISTGAAAGWEIGLSLVLTVALVAVLTWVGGKIYGNSVLRIGSRIKLSEALRS